A stretch of DNA from Takifugu flavidus isolate HTHZ2018 chromosome 13, ASM371156v2, whole genome shotgun sequence:
TAGCCGGAGTGCTGGTCCAGTATATCGGGTGGTCCTCAGTCTTCTACGTCTACGGTGAGCTTTGTTTTTAGGTTTAAAAACTGAAGAGAATAGCAATCCTTTATTGCTTTTACAGCTCAGCTTGAACCTTTATATACAGACAATCTAAAAACCTTCCTGAAGACTTAACACAACATGGACGTCCAGGAACATCTTATTTGAGAGGCCTACAGCTGGTGAATGGAGCCAGACTGTGGTTTTTGTATGCTCAGCGAGTGTCATCTGATTTGCCTTCGTTTGATTAAAATGATTAACACCGACATAAAATCTATACTTGTCcatgttttaataaaatgtgcttTGGTCCTGCTGTGATAAAATCTCATGATTTATTGATACGaattagcattttcctgtctggGCTATGTGACTCATAActtattcatttcatttaaataatgaaaattcTCGGGCTTGTATTCAACAGACCCTACTGCTCATCTTTTAGGCTTTGTGCCAAAAAATAAACTATTTGTATGTTATAAATAGGTGTTTTTGGGATCATATGGTATGTCTCTTGGCTCCTGTTGGCATATGGAAGTCCTGCAGAgcaccctacaataacagaggaggagaggacctACATTGAGACAGCAATTGGCGAAAAAGTGCATCAAATCAGTGCAACTGAGGTGTGTGTCCCTGCAACCTGCTGCTGGCACAATAACAAACCCATTCATGACGTTCATTTATGTCTGTCCCTGGCAGAAATTCAAAACCCCATGGGGTCACTTCTTCACCTCCATGCCTGTGTATGCCATCATCGTGGCCAACTTTTGCCGCAGCTGGACCTTCTACTTGCTCCTCATCAGTCAGCCGGCGTATTTTGAGGAAGTCTTCGGCTTCCCCATCAGCAAGGTTGGGATGACAGACTGACAAACGTTGGTCACGCACCTCTGGACTAATGTCCATCGCTCCTCTCCCAACAGGTGGGGATCCTGTCTGCTGTGCCCCACATGGTGATGACCATTGTAGTGCCCATAGGCGGACAACTGGCTGACCATTTACGCAGCAGGAAAATTATGTCAACCACGAATGTGAGGAAACTGATGAACTGTGGAGGTACGTCATGGTAAACTGAAGCCATCAGGTTTCTCTTGGgttaatattatatattatattagtCAATATCTAAAGACCCGTAATGCCTTTTCACTAGCATGATTATTCCAGAAGCTCTCAGTGATTAGATCTTGAGTTATATTAGCGAAGCAATAGAGCATTTTTTCTACTGATGTCACATGCCCTGATGCTGGATATAGATTCTCGTTCTCACATTGTCTAATAGAACTCAACAActttaagaaaaataatttaGCATGTTTGACCGCAGGCTTCGGTATGGAGGCGACGCTGCTCCTGGTGGTTGGGTTTTCCCACACTCGAGCAGTTGCCATCTCTTTCCTTGTCCTCGCTGTCGGCTTCAGTGGATTTGCCATCTCAGGTATCACTGCTTTTGCAGAACGCAAAGTTAGATGTGCACGTAAACCATGAAGGATTTGTCTGAAGGCTGAGCCAGCAGCGGCATCTTCGTCCTCGTCTTTTACATATTGAAACAAAAGGGATCTCTGCTGCTCCGGTGGGGCTAACACAGTGTGCAAACTTACTCCTGCATAATTAAGACACATATGTTTCCCAAAGAAAGAAACTCTGTTGCGTTTATGTCAACCCGTCCTTACTGGGTCTAATCTCTGTTGTTCAGGTTTTAACGTCAACCATCTGGACATTGCCCCCCGCTATGCAAGTATCCTGATGGGAATCTCTAATGGTGTTGGGACACTTTCTGGAATGGTGTGCCCTTTAATTGTTGGAGCCCTTACTAAACATAAGGTATAGTCaggttttacatttttaacGCATGTTTTTACATATATTAACATTGATTAGTTCAACTACTTGATATTATTTCAGATCAGCTTACAGTCTTTCCTCAGAATTATCAGCACATATTACCAATGTAAATTTATACCTTTCGGTGTTTTAAATAATTAACTTCCACCTCTGCAGTAATGAAGCTCTGCCTAAGGAACAAAGCCTTTATGTTTTATTGCCTCCACAGACACGCCTGGAGTGGCAGAATGTCTTTGTTATTGCGTCCATGGTGCATTATTCAGGGGTGATCTTCTACGCCATCTTTGCCTCCGGAGAGCAGCAGGCCTGGGCTAATCCCGAGAGCACCAGTGAAGACAAATGTGGCATCATAGGAGAGGACGAGCTGGCTGAGGAGTCTGAGCTCAACAGCGACATCACCGCGGCTCCCAAGAAGAGCTACGGAACCACCAATAATTCATTTGGTCGAAAGCAGGGctggaaaaagaagagaggggTGACTATgcaagaggaggagcaggaggaggagtatttGGAGAACGGCGAGTACAAGAGCCGGTACCAGTGAGACCCAACGTGGGGAAGGAGCGCAGTGATTGTAAATTGAAGAGATGCATCCCCATCAGCATCTCACCTTCCGTTCCTCCCAATGGCCTTgtagggtttttgttcagcatcCGTCATATACTGACATCCGTGCACAAAAGATCAAATGACAATGAATTGATGATCCCACAAACCACCCGAAAACCTGGAAAGAACTCATGTAGCTCACTTTTCAACAGCTCTTTTTTCGCCAGCTATGCAACATACGGAGAACAGATTCCTGGGACGTGACACGGGCTCTGACAGCAGACCACGGTGTCAGTGTACCCGTCCTCACTGCTTCTTTGGCTTGTATGTATTTGCTGTTGATGATCCCAAGTGCTGCTCCCTTCCCTGAGCCAGCTTCTGTCAATGATGGTAGTTCAGATAAATGGTTGGTGAATTCTGTGTTGGTGTTAGTCTGTGATGCCTTGTGTGGAACATTTCATTCCTCTGCTGCggtttcattttatattttgcAGAACTTGATGAGATTAGGTTTGTTTTCCCCAATGATGTACCGCAGCAATATGATCATTCATGCTATCACTTGTGTACAGTAGCCATTACTGTTTCAGATACCCTCGACTTTGCACTTAGAGAAGGAGACAAAGGAGTTTTGATCTGACATTGAGATCCATTGGGAGCATAAAATCAGCAAAGAACATAAACGGGTTTGTTACTATCTGTTCGTGGCAAATGGTCACAGCAGCACTTGATACAATGTTGCAGCCACATGGAGCTGATGGCGGAAATCCAAAATACCACTTTACCATCTCTTAATGTTGACTTATGCCATAAATTACTTGGCGGAGTTAACATCTGAGATATTCCAGCATGAAATAAGAGATGAACAACCCCAAAAGAAATGATAGAGAAATAGACTTTTATTAGAGATACGATTGTTCCTGCTACAGATTTGTGATAGCAGTTTAGGATGATGAGCCGTCACTGGTTGTATCTGTTTATGTCAGCGGGCTTTTAACTGTTCCAAAGGCAGCTCTGTTTCCCATCACACTATTTTAAACATCCTCTGTCTTATCTATGTCTTCAccctctgcttcattttcaccaCAAGGATAATTACTGGGCGGATATTGTCATTATACAACAGCTGGACTGAACGTGTGCTCAGCACATTAAATTGGTGTTTGATGATTGATGAAAATTCAAATGATTGTTTCCTCTGACATAAAAAAAAGGTACAAGGTTCTGGATGTTGTTGCCGGCGTCTTCACTGTCTTTAAATGTTCAAGGTTACATCGTGTAGGGTGTGTTTCTGACTGTCTACGTGACAATACAGTCTAGATTGCATAACCAAATGAAGTCAAACATGGGCCTAAATCACTCAACTACTGTACAGAAGACCCTCTGGCGTGTTCATTCCTTACATGCTATCAAAAACAGAGCAGATAGTGCAGAACCAGCCAATGGCAAAGGTTCTGTTTATTTCAGGGAGACTGCCTGTTGACTCAGACGGGCCTCTTCTGATGGAGCAACAGCACATCAATGATTAAACTaagtttgtttggttttttttttttttggggggggggggggtgaaagatTATAAAGACAGGAACCTTTACATTTGAATCAGTCTTTTAAATGTAAGTACACATCCGCAGCAGGGCACCTATGTATGTAGGGGCCAATGTCAATACATCTGTGATGACAGTTCAGCCAGGTCAAGGACAAACGGTGCACCTGACACTTCCTAATTCAACCTCATTCCTAACTGCTCTTCAAAATTTAGTTGAGGCAATCCAAAAAATAAGAATTCAAACGTTTGTAAGTCCTTGATATAAATTGAGAGTGGTGATGTGGATGTCCCACGTGATGTTCATGTGGGTAGGGTCTCTGCACTGCTGGAGGATTCAGGAGGCAGCCTCTTATTGAGATAAGCAACTTTTTTGGGGAGGGAGGGTATGTTTGTTGGGGGGAGATATAGGCAGGAATGGACAGTTTAATTAATAACCACTATCTATTTCTCCCTGACCCTAACTGGTCacacatgctaacgctaaagcCAGGAAAGACCTTATGTTGATCGGCAAAGCTTCACTGAGCCGCGGCTGCAGTGTGGATGTTAGAATCCAGAGGAAGAATTGGGACATTGGCAGACGGGACTTTTGTGCGTCGACTGAGCACTGTAAGGTAAGGCACTAAAGGTGGCGGGTCTCGGATCTGACAGACTGTATGTGGGTTGTACAAGTAGACCTGAGGATTCTGAAGCCGTGTGGGCTCCAGGTGGATTGCTGGGGAAATTGTATAGTTAATTATAAAAGAGGGGGCTTAATGAAGCGCCTAAAGTGAAGTGACCCTGGTGGGAACTGCGTTGGAGCTCGGCCAAAGATCAAATCAAAACTAAACACCATGAAGATGTTATGCAACCTTAAATGACAACCTTActgttatttgtgttttattgtattaATAAATTAACCAGTTTACTCACACTTGGGAGCTATTTTAGAGTAAACTCCTAAAGGAAATGAAGGGGGACAGGACATATTGTTACTGCACCACAATTCCCCCTTAGGGAAGGCCAGTTGTACCCGCCTTTCCTCCCACCTCATCATCTCCTGCACGTGTAGGAGGGTGAACCTGACAGGTGTGTCGAAGTAGACTAGCAGCTCTATGTTTAATCACACTGTATCTCCATCTCAATATATTTATAAATCAGGCTTGTGTTTGTTCCAGGGGGGGTGGAGAAAAGATCAATTTACCTCTACTTTGGCCTCGTCCAAACAGTTGTCTTTATTGGTGCCCAAAGACCCTCCTGAATGAATGAGTGGGTGGGCCAAGACATCGATGTGGTGGGACCGCTGGAGATCCCACCCAGCGATGAATTCTccatcacagacacagacaactCCCACTTCTTCGGTAAGTCATCTGCAAGCGATGAGCTAATGACAAGCATTGCAATGCTAATATTCACATTGACAGAATCAGTTGAGCAGCTATAGTCGGTTTATTATCAAACACACTTGGGATTTAGCTGCCTGATGGTCACATTAGCGAAATTATTTGCAAAATGCTCAAAAAGGAAATGCTCATATAAAGTCATAAATTTGGTTAATAACCATGATTTCATCAGAGCATACCACAGCTATGACAGCTATCAAATATCTCAGCATTTGTGTATGTCTTTAACTTCACCATAATAAGCTAGTAAGAAGTtagcaaacataaaaaaaatgtaaaacctGTGGCTTTATGTCACACTAGCTTCATCATTTCCCTTCCCACTTGCTTATTTTATTCTAGTGTTTCTTTATTCATTTGACAGTATTTGATTGTCACAAGTGAGGAAACAAACTGCTGGCTGTAAATACTGGCAATGTTTTCAAGATAGACCTCCTTGTCTATGTTACTTTTAGATGACTGATGAAGTTATGATGTCGAATGGTGCGATATTTATTACTTTATTGCTCATGTTGCCATGGTGGTTGTGATCTATTGTCCAATTGCCTAATATTTATGGGCAGTGGTGGACTGAGTTGCCAACTGTCGTTCTGAAAAACAGCGAAGCCAAAACATTatacaggacaaaaaaaaatatttttatgtttctgaGGAAAACTGATAGatcatatttttaaataaaataaaacaagcaggCAAACATTTCTTAGGTGAACAACTGTAAAGGATGCACATTTGTCCAGATGACCTTCACTTGAATATGTCACATATAAAACCAGTGTTCATCTGATACCATCATCCAACCAaatcttcaaatgtctgtagtCAGCTACTTGGAATGATGTAAAGAAATATGACCAAGTGGTTAATGAGTAGCTGGGACAACCTTTGCTCAACCTTCACATTTCTCAAGCTCGTGCCAAGCAGTTGGGGattgtgctgcgttcaggggaaGGTTTCACGCGTTAAAAGACAAGTGTAAAATGGGATTTTAGTCAGAGGCAACAGAATGACAAGGCGACAAAGCGCAGCTGGACTGCTGACATCATAACATCTGTGAACAGTTGCCTTGTTTTGGTCCCACAGAGATGGCCATGGTCCAAACCAAGTCTTCACGAGGTCAGTGTTATATGTAGTCCTTAATATCCATTGTGTCGGGCTGCTTTTACAGCATAGTTGACACTTTGTTATTGTAGAATCTCAGTGGTGTTTGAAAGGTTTAGTTAACACTTTGTACTAGCAGACTTCAACTGCGTGGTATTCCTGTGCTGTTCTAGAAACGTACAAAACTACAGACATTCCTCCCTAAAACGTGTTGTCTTGTTTGGCATTGAGATCCATATCGTTAAAAGACACAGTGTGCCTTTGTGCAAGTGTGTTGTTAATCATTTATGGGTTTATAGTACCGGTATGTGTTTGGTGCGTGTTACTGGCTACTGCTGTGAGACTTTCTAGTCCATCGGGTGGCTGTTGAGCAGCTGATGAAACCACCTATGTTGCTCCTCATCAGACGTGATGTTAAATAATATAGGGAACGCTTTCCCCCTCTCAGACAACAGAATTTGCCTTTTACAGAGGAACAGATAGTTGTGTTTGAAGAATTTGACTGTTTGTGGCAGTAGCCATGTGTGTTAAAGCATTGCTGTGGCCATAAAGCCATGTTTTATGGGCATagatttatttggttttctgaaaatataatattttccattttcagtgcACTTCAGGTCTGCACATGATGAGCTGTTCCTGGCTGCTCAAagcccttgttgttgttgttgttacagtATAATGGTTCCACAGCTCATGGACCCAGCATCCTTCTGTCTACCTGCTGAAAGACCTCCACCATTACAGATGGGACCCACCTCACTCTGTGAAAGACATGATTTAGAGTTTAAATCGTATTAACTGGAGTATTGGCTATAATATGATACTTAATAATACCTAATATGATATGATATTGAACTAATGTATAAAACACAGATGCGAATGAAAGACATTGTAGAGAGCGCAAACATCTTTCTCATTCACCTCCTGTTTCTCTTTCAGATATGCTGACAGATCAAGGCAGTCCTCTGCTTCAAGATCCAGACATCTTAACCTTTCCAAACTATCCCAGTATGCAGTACACATCTATGGAACCAGCTATGCCTTCCACACCATACTACTCCAACCACAACTACTACCCTCCATACAGTGGAGATGAATGGTACGGGATATATGAACTGAGGAAAGGCTCCCTGGAGGTCAGCTATGATGCTGAGACAGAGGACGTGTCTCCTGCGGCGCCTGCTGTGTGCAAACGGACCAGGCACATGTCACAGGCAGGACGGGTCAAAGGGGAAGAACTGTGTGTCGTGTGTGGGGACAAAGCGTCTGGATACCACTATAACGCTCTTACCTGTGAGGGATGTAAAGGTGAGGGATGACGCAACTACTGAGGTAGAGTATGGAGCTTGATATCCATCCATATAAGTTAGGATCATTTATTGGGTCTCAGGTTTCATGCTAGTTTGACATTTTGTGCAGTATTTTTGAGGTTAAAGGTCGAACCTTCTGTCTCTAAATATATTCCCTAGACTGATTTGTTATTAATTTTTCTTTGGGTTTTATGTCCACAAGCAAGGAAATCAAAAATCACTGGTGCCAGTTGattctttgttttccctcctggTGGTGGAATGCTTGACCTTGTGCCCCGTATATGACTTGCTCCTGAGTTTAAACCAAGTTTTTCATAGAGGTCAATCAGTATGATGCAAagttaatgtttgttttttttaacgaaCAGATAATCGTCTTAACAGTCATACAACTGTGAAACCTGATGTGATGCTGGTGATTGTAGATTTTACACCAGATCAGTTTTTAGTAGATGTGAGGAGACAGAAATATTTGACTTTATGCCTCAGGCCTTAGCCTCTTTATGCTATCGTGATATGCTGAATTTCTTCTGATTCCTGACCAAATGGGGTGGGGGGACGAATGGCGTGCGTGTAATTCCACGCTGTGAGGTTGGACAATGTCaagagtgcagcagcagcaggtctgtcCTGCTATTTGACTGAGACGAGACTGAAGCCACCCTGATGCTTCTGCTAGATTCGGTTCCCTCTCAGGTTTCAGCTGAACAATGCGCTAGAAACGCGAGCCGGGCTGCATGTGAGCGCACAGTGCCCTGGTTAATCAAATGTGTCGTAGTGTCCAATAAGTGTTTCAAGTTAGCGTGTGCTGGAACAGCATCAGCTGTGCAACCTTGACATTTTGCATGGGGAAACACAGCTCTGCGATGCGCAAGGAGCACCTGACAAATCCCATCTTCAGAGTTCTGAAAAAGCAGAAGAGTGACCTGCAGAATACGAGAGGTGCCTGTTGTAATGACCCCACTGTCTCTcacctgacctgtgacctcactCCCAGCATTCTTGGCAGTGATGCGCTGGGTTCCCGCAGGCGGTTGCTTTTAGCTTAGCATGACTTgctgagacacaggtgacttTACCACTTTCCCAGAGATGTGTCTACATTTCCGTTCACCAAAAtactaaaagaaaaacccaaaacaaattCTTGAAACCACCATATGTATAAATACCTTTGCCGAGGAGCTTATATGACAGCTGgcatctgtctgactgtctgcccATCTGTCTGTTAGCAGAATAAAACAAGCAATTACATAATACTGTTATGTTGTTTCCTCCAAAGGCACAGTGTTTAGCTCAGTACTGTAAAGCtgttaaaaaaatgcagcattttcgCAACTAATCAACTGactaaagtaaaaaaaaaaaaaaagatcacatCTTTTGTAATACgtactttaatttaaaaaaaaaaaaacaccaaaaatgttaatgtggaaaaaccccaacaaaaatACTATCTGCAACCTTACAACACCGCACCATTAAATCCCTATCGCCCTATAAATAGTTAAAAAGAAGTGAAGGTGtaataaatgataataatgTCATTGACTTTTTCCTCATACAGTGCCTGATTACAAACGGGTTGTGAAAATCTCTTTTCCATCATGAACAGGTTTCTTCCGGCGGAGCATTACAAAGAATGCCGTGTATAAATGCAAGAGCGGTGGGAACTGTGAGATGGACATGTACATGCGCAGGAAATGCCAGGAGTGTCGGCTGCGGAAGTGCAAGGAGATGGGCATGCTGGCTGAATGTGAGTCGGTGGAACAATCAATCAGTATGATGAGGAAACGAAAGTTTCGGGGcactgttctctctctcttatgGCCACTGCAGATGAATTATGTGGGCAGACTATCGTCTCTTTATCTGGCTGTCAGAGGCCTCATTTTCCATTCTGACATGGCCCACTGAACGCCGGGTATCGACTGTCGCCTACATCAGACAACAGAGCTGTCCAGCCATTCAGCTCTGTTACAAAAATAGACACAGTTAAACTGGCAGGCGGCGGTGATGATTTGTTTtctgagaagagaagagaaccTTAATTTGACAGCAGAACTCAGAATAGAAAAATGGTCCTGGTTCAGTATCAGCAGGACTCGAGTAGCTCATAAATAGTGCAGGGGTGTGATGACTCTTTCAGATGTTTGGGAGGGTTGTCTCTAAAAAAATTATCAATAGCGGAATAGGGAAATATGCTCTGCTGGTAGAAAATGGTCATCCTCTCTGCACTGGTAATGCCTGAACACAGGTGATATAAACTTGATGCCGTCTTTGTTGCTGCCCACAGGCCTCTTGACAGAGATCCAGTGTAAATCAAAAAGGCTACGAAAGAACACCAAAGCCTCCCCGGAACAGTCGACCGGAGATGAGACAGAAGCCGGAGACTACGGGGATGGCAAACACGTCTCCTCCACCACTAAACCATCAAAGGTAGCAAGAGCGTCTGTGGTGGAAGGGCTGATGTTTGCTCTGCACTAACAACAGGAATGTGCCATCGGGTTGGGGTGTTTCCTTGTTTGCACGCAGAAAAAGGTTTCATTCACCAAAGAGCAGCAGGCGCTCATGAAAGTCATCATAGATGCTTACAACAAACATCAAATTCCTCAAGACGTGGCAAAGAAACTGGTAAGAGGTCAGAATTAAAGTGTTTCGGGGGGCTCAACTGATTGTAACTGAGGGTGAATCCTCATTTCCCAGCTCCAAGACAAGTACAGCACCGAGGaaaacttcctgctgctgacggaAATGGCAACAAGTCAAGTTCAAGTTCTGGTGGAGTTCACCAAAAATATTCCCGGTATTTTGTCCCTTCCCTCCCGATTGGCACATGTCAAACGACTTGCCGCTTTGTGAGATTTGCGTCGTGGTCTTCCTGACAGGCTTCCTCTCTCTGGATCGCGAGGACCAGATCGCTCTGCTGAAGGGTTCGGCTGTGGAAGCCATGTTCCTGCGCTCAGCTCAGGCTCTGAACAAAAAGATGCCCATCGGACACACAGAAGTTCTGGAGGAGAGGATCCGCAAAAGTGGTGAGGGGACCTAACCGGTGTGGGAAACCCTAAAGGGGCCGCTACGTACACCCGGACAAGCCCAGACAGTTTAGTCTTATCACTTCCCTGATTGTTGGATCGGTGCGACACTCTTTCTCTCTAACTGGACCGCACACAACTACAGAATGGGGCAAAATCCAGCCAGTCCAGTCAAAACAGGCTTTTAATTTATTccagtgtttttcctttttatctaTTAGAGGTGTCATTATGTCAACCAGGTGGGACAGTTGGACAGAGAGGGGCTGTCCCTTGGCGCAGCCCTATGTGTGAATGGTTTGGATAGGAGATATTCAGGCTAAAGGCCAGTGTGAGAGAATAAGGGAGCATAGCTGTCTGAAGAGACCATTGTTGCTTATCAAAACATCAAGAGGGCTATTGTCcacctctctgcctctgcctctccctGCTGGCATTTGTGGACGTTTGATGTGCAGTCTTCCAGTGTGGAGAGtgtaaatgctttaaaatgcaCATATTCCATTTCTGTTTGCCTTTGCTATGTCTGGATGCAGCTATGCTAATTGTGCTAATTTCAGTATTTCCCTTCGCAGTATAACAACCGTTCTGGTTGTGACATTGTGACCACATCGACAAACCCACCAATGGCATTAATAATGGAGTTCTCCCTGCCCTGTTGGCAGAGGTGGTGTGTCTGATATCACTGTAACGGCCTATTCTTGCAGGTATCTCAGAGGAATTCATCAAACCCATGTTCAACTTTTACAAAAGCATCGGAGAACTCCACATGGTGCTGGAGGAACAGGCTCttctcaccaccatcaccatcctgACACCAGGTAAGCTGCTGTCAGTAACTTCACTCTGTGAGGCAGGTTCAACACACCTAACGGGTTCTTGGCCTGTCCAGACCGACCTTATGTTAAGGATCAGCCAGCTGTTGAGCGTCTCCAGGAGACTGCACTGGACCTGCTGAGGAAGATGTGCGTTCTCCACCATCCCCAGGAGCCACAGTACTTTGCCCGTCTCCTGGGCCGCCTGACGGAGCTGAGGACGCTCAGCCACTACCACGCCGAGATGCTCGCGTCCTGGAGAGTGAACGACCACAAGTTTACCCCGCTGCTTTGTGAGATCTGGGATGTGCAGTGAGTCACATGTGAGGAAACTGTGGAGATGACATCATCGAAACCAAGAAATGTCACATATTCATATTGGATTAAATGACAATTAAGAATTTTATCCGGTGTAATCTGTTGGTCTCCTGACCTGAACTTGTACGGTTTTTTTTAGAAGTGACAAGACCGTCATGTCCATTTACTGTGGCAGTCTTGATACTTATCTCATTTTTGAGACTTTTGGGGCATTGTTTAAAGAACCAAACAAACACTGGAAATCATTTCAAGTGAAAGGTGGCGTGTCTGCAAAGTGCCATATGTAGATTAGATAGAGTTAATGAACAACtctgtttgttttgtatttgtaaaatgtaacgTCCTTGCACGTACTTGCTATAAATACACAAAGAATGTGTCTCAATAAATAAGATTATGGAGAAAATGACaggagtgttttttttcccgaaTGGTGCGAATAAAATAACACTCAGCATTTTTGTGATTTACTTGTGTTCACTTCAATTTT
This window harbors:
- the nr1h4 gene encoding bile acid receptor isoform X1: MNEWVGQDIDVVGPLEIPPSDEFSITDTDNSHFFEMAMVQTKSSRDMLTDQGSPLLQDPDILTFPNYPSMQYTSMEPAMPSTPYYSNHNYYPPYSGDEWYGIYELRKGSLEVSYDAETEDVSPAAPAVCKRTRHMSQAGRVKGEELCVVCGDKASGYHYNALTCEGCKGFFRRSITKNAVYKCKSGGNCEMDMYMRRKCQECRLRKCKEMGMLAECLLTEIQCKSKRLRKNTKASPEQSTGDETEAGDYGDGKHVSSTTKPSKKKVSFTKEQQALMKVIIDAYNKHQIPQDVAKKLLQDKYSTEENFLLLTEMATSQVQVLVEFTKNIPGFLSLDREDQIALLKGSAVEAMFLRSAQALNKKMPIGHTEVLEERIRKSGISEEFIKPMFNFYKSIGELHMVLEEQALLTTITILTPDRPYVKDQPAVERLQETALDLLRKMCVLHHPQEPQYFARLLGRLTELRTLSHYHAEMLASWRVNDHKFTPLLCEIWDVQ
- the slc17a8 gene encoding vesicular glutamate transporter 3, translating into MPFSGFKEQTLKPGKEQMTNTVGNSLGKLQRKIDGTNAEEEPNIELTEDGRPVTSAPRPVPLVDCSCGGLPKRYIIAILSGLGFCISFGIRCNLGVAIVEMVNNNTVYINGTPVLQKAEFDWDPETVGLIHGSFFWGYIVTQIPGGFISNKLFANRVFGAAIFLTSLLNMFIPSAARVHYGCVMFVRILQGLVEGVTYPACHGMWAKWAPPLERSRLATTSFCGSYAGAVIAMPLAGVLVQYIGWSSVFYVYGVFGIIWYVSWLLLAYGSPAEHPTITEEERTYIETAIGEKVHQISATEKFKTPWGHFFTSMPVYAIIVANFCRSWTFYLLLISQPAYFEEVFGFPISKVGILSAVPHMVMTIVVPIGGQLADHLRSRKIMSTTNVRKLMNCGGFGMEATLLLVVGFSHTRAVAISFLVLAVGFSGFAISGFNVNHLDIAPRYASILMGISNGVGTLSGMVCPLIVGALTKHKTRLEWQNVFVIASMVHYSGVIFYAIFASGEQQAWANPESTSEDKCGIIGEDELAEESELNSDITAAPKKSYGTTNNSFGRKQGWKKKRGVTMQEEEQEEEYLENGEYKSRYQ
- the nr1h4 gene encoding bile acid receptor isoform X2, encoding MNEWVGQDIDVVGPLEIPPSDEFSITDTDNSHFFDMLTDQGSPLLQDPDILTFPNYPSMQYTSMEPAMPSTPYYSNHNYYPPYSGDEWYGIYELRKGSLEVSYDAETEDVSPAAPAVCKRTRHMSQAGRVKGEELCVVCGDKASGYHYNALTCEGCKGFFRRSITKNAVYKCKSGGNCEMDMYMRRKCQECRLRKCKEMGMLAECLLTEIQCKSKRLRKNTKASPEQSTGDETEAGDYGDGKHVSSTTKPSKKKVSFTKEQQALMKVIIDAYNKHQIPQDVAKKLLQDKYSTEENFLLLTEMATSQVQVLVEFTKNIPGFLSLDREDQIALLKGSAVEAMFLRSAQALNKKMPIGHTEVLEERIRKSGISEEFIKPMFNFYKSIGELHMVLEEQALLTTITILTPDRPYVKDQPAVERLQETALDLLRKMCVLHHPQEPQYFARLLGRLTELRTLSHYHAEMLASWRVNDHKFTPLLCEIWDVQ